The following are encoded together in the Deltaproteobacteria bacterium genome:
- a CDS encoding DUF72 domain-containing protein: MKLWVGTSGYSYEPWLGNFYPEKLAAKDMLSFYASKLSTVEINNTFYRMPKKSVVQSWAEQVGPDFRFVLKAPQRITHMKRLKEAESEVEYFFGVAAALKEKAGVYLFQLPPNLKADLDRLQKFLAVLPSDGNVAFEFRHPSWFCEEVFACLRTRNYALCVSETDDEELRDLVPTANWGYLRLRRTNYQHADLVRWKERIFAQSWDRAYVFFKHEDEGIGPKLAMDLLKFA, from the coding sequence ATGAAACTCTGGGTCGGCACCAGCGGCTATAGCTACGAACCTTGGCTCGGCAATTTCTATCCGGAAAAGCTGGCAGCGAAAGATATGCTGTCGTTCTACGCCTCGAAGCTCAGTACGGTCGAGATCAACAACACTTTCTATCGCATGCCGAAAAAAAGCGTCGTCCAGTCATGGGCGGAACAGGTGGGTCCAGATTTTCGCTTTGTGCTCAAAGCGCCGCAGCGCATCACGCATATGAAACGGCTCAAAGAAGCCGAGTCAGAGGTTGAATATTTTTTTGGGGTTGCCGCGGCGCTGAAAGAAAAAGCTGGAGTGTATCTGTTTCAGCTCCCGCCGAATTTAAAAGCCGACCTCGATCGCCTGCAAAAATTCCTCGCTGTGTTACCCAGTGACGGCAACGTCGCTTTCGAATTTCGCCACCCTTCGTGGTTTTGCGAGGAGGTTTTCGCCTGTTTGCGCACGCGGAACTACGCACTATGCGTGAGCGAAACCGACGACGAAGAACTTCGCGACCTGGTTCCTACCGCAAACTGGGGTTATCTACGGCTGCGCCGAACAAATTACCAACACGCCGACTTGGTGCGCTGGAAAGAGCGGATATTCGCCCAGTCTTGGGACCGCGCCTATGTTTTCTTCAAACACGAAGACGAAGGAATTGGCCCCAAGCTGGCCATGGATTTGCTCAAATTTGCGTAG